Genomic segment of Malania oleifera isolate guangnan ecotype guangnan chromosome 7, ASM2987363v1, whole genome shotgun sequence:
AAGGTTGACTAGGTGGGAGTTCGGTCGTccaagtcatatgaacttggtACAGTGTGGTTGACTGAGCTATGGTCCAAAATGTTGACCGCTTGAACGGTTCAGTCGATCGAATGATTTACACTAggaaggttcggtcaaccgaacatgcatttttaatgcattttagTTCTAAGTCCCTTATACCTTAAAgctattcatatgatgtttatttttaatgcaataggaaactttttcatgcagatttgtgtgtcctaaggtcagtctaaggcatttgagaattaaccccaaaaatctggcgtcggttgaccttcggtcgactaaagggtgttccctaaggttcATTTATgatcttgagcttatccatcctaccatgcaactaaggcattaattattacagaccatgttcctatgttactattacagacccaaataaaaggattaaattacaatacaacatgaaataattttcagggtcttcaggtcttcactttaTGTGCCATgcgcgtgcaccatatgatacttctgattggtccagcacacaaactcatcaaccattaaataccatagtattggtcataatcaaaatgggatatgaccaataaggtcaacatagacACATGGACAAAAACAAAGAAACGCTCTCGAATATAGTTATCAATATCAATACATCATAAAACATGAGCCATTTGCTCTCTTTTTTATTCATCCTTTGCTTCATCCATGATAATGCAAAACTTTGCAGTTCTAATCTCCTCCCTAATGGCCTTTCGTACTTTATTAGCAATGACTTGCAATATTTCTTTCTGAATTCCATGAGAAATGTAAGATGCATTATGTGGAGAATTCTGAAGTACAAAAAAGAGTTAAAGCTAAATTGGTAAAGATTAGGGATAAAGTGCAAAGTGAACAAGGATACAATTTTtatatttcagatgacggagctttgagaTTTTGTAGCAAGTTGTGTGTACCCAAAGACGTGGAAATTAAAAAGACTATTTTGGAAGAGGCGCATCGTTccctatatacggtacatccaggaagcacgaaaatgtataaggatttgtgggtatccttctggtggagcaatatgaagagagaaattactAAATACGTAGAGTAGTGTTTGGCATGCCGACAGttgaaggctgaacatcagagaccaacgggaccattgcaaccacttcacatccccgaatggaagtgggagcatatttctatagATTTCGTTTCAAGGTTACCACTGGCACTTCATGGACAGGATGCCATTGGGGCAGTCActgatcgattgacaaagactgcccattttcttcccatcatagttaactactccatgagtaaaTTGGCAGAGATATACATACAGGaaatagttagactgcatggcgtgccagtgtccattgCATCTAACtgggacccacggttcacatctcaattctggaagagtttatgAGGAGCCTTGGGTTCTCATATGacattcagtacaacatttcatcctcagaccaatggacagacagagaggactatatagatattagaagatatgttgcgggcctGTGTATTGGACTTTGATGGTAGTTGGATCTAGTATATGTCACTGGTTGAGTATgtttataataacaactaccagaCTAGTATTGatatggcaccgtatgaggcattgtatggtcggaggtgtcgatccccgttatattaggatgaaattggtgaaaagtAGATTTTGAGGCCAGAAATAATTCATCAGAGTCAACAGAAAAACTATACAAACACTCACCGACAACAGTTGGAGTTTAAtataggagatcacgtgttcttgagagttgcaccaatgaaaggaattatgagatttgagaaaaaaggtaagctaagccctcggtatattggaccatttgaaatattggaaagagttggttcagttgcctacaggttagcattacctCTAACACTATCTAGGATCtatgacatattccatgtatacatgttgaggaagtatgtctcagatccttcacacgtgatcagttatgaatcactGGAACTCAAAGATACCCTGTCATATGAAGAGTTTCCCATTCAGATTCTAAACCAAAAGGAACAGGAATTACACACAAAAATGATCTCCTTGGTGAAAGTACTTTGGCACAATCAcacagttgaggaagtttcataGGAACTGGAGGAGAAAATGCGTCAAAGATATCTGCACATGTTCAGCAAGACCCAGCTTTGAACTAGTAAAGTAAAAGGAGAAAATGCGTCAAAGATATCTGCATATGTTCAGCAGGACCCAGCTTTGAACTAGTAAAGTAAAGGTAATGACTGTTTTGATTATTGAATTGTGCAAGGTAGGGAAGTTAGTTATAAGTTagtttttttggttttaggttatgaatggttttgggagaattttctttttatgtgattgattgtaatctccccAGACCTCTATTGTAACCAAGGTATTCCTTTTCCATAAGTGAGGGGTAACTAATAAAATTTCAAGCAATTTTCCCCAAATGATAGTACAAGTgataaatagcaaatttcgaggacaaaatttttataaggaaaggataatgtagagacccgaaaaataataagaataaaaataataaaaaaatagaaattttggtttggcacaggccaaaccatcgacgattttggtggagctcagaaaaccgtcgatgattttgagTTACTACAACCGGGTAAGGGTAAAATGGTAGAAAtagggtttggttaaaaaccaaacagtcgacggtttgggaaaccgtcaacagttttgcTCTGGgtccaaaacctataaataggtttctattcatttttttttagttaaaactcattcctctccctctctctctctctctctctctctctctctctctctctcttcattttctccctTAAATCTtacccaaattgacgatcggacactacCATAAGGTCCTAGGTTCAACCCTGATCATTTTAATCGGGGTAAATTTGTGTTTTGagaatcctaggcaccactccaaggttgagGTAAGGAAATGAATCATATCTGTTGTTTTTAGGATTTAATTGGTTATGGGAGTGTGTGGACCTAAGAATGTTAAAATGGTATTTATcttggggttgaactgattaaattagggtatatggatacaaGGTGTTGTGTGAACGTTGCAGGCATTGTTTTAGGATCCCTGCAAGCATTTCTTCAGGAaacaggtaagtggaataaattatgttaggcaTTTTGGGAATCAgttgattaatttaaagcataataataataataataataataataataataataataataataataataataataatgtaaaggATTTTCTAACGAAGTCGACATTTGAAAATACTGGTTTTggaatatcatatatttatctgggcaattattaatttataaaatattacttAAAAATTTTTGCGGCATGAGTATTGGTTTTGTTACCGTATATTTACTATATGGGAATATTTTGTGacagaatgtgatttatattggcAGATATTGCGAAATGgtagaatatgattttatatttaatatgtgggaatattttatgactgaatgtgatttacattgcttatgagaaatattgaaaatacagacatgatattttgataccaagaaatgtgatttatacaaacatgatatttttgatattgagATTACTGTGGAAATTGTGGAAATGAGAATCCTAATGGATTAGAGATGTActtgagagcatggtaccgttgctaggacatgagtcagtgcaaccacactttttgggaagagtgttggtattggaagtcgattgggcctgcaGAGAGTTGTTGACTGCCCTTGGGTTCGAACCAGGCTACAATGGgtcaatcatactacagacgagAATTGTTTTGACTTAGTCTAGTGGAccaaccatggctaagtcccaccttcagaccgcacaacccagtcatgtggggtgattacatgacgGTGATTTATGGATGTCCACTCTagttggttcctcattacagataTGATGAAACTATGTTTGCAAACATGTTAAGTTTCGAACATAGGAAAACGTATTGAGCACATAcctatttttaagaaaatacatggttgcaaatatgtatatatgtatatggatatgagtacagatttcatgattacttagttaaaatatttattaagtgAACGTGTTTTGATTCATtcaaactcatgttgccacacactaacaatattttattccatcttactgggaggtgtctcactccttaatattttaacatttcaggaaatccaaagagacgagcttagagagctctgGGCAGGATTAGTGGTTTTGGGGATTGAAATTAGTGTCAGTGAGACACTGCTGTTTTGTCTGTGTATAGATATGTTTATGTACCTTGGGTTATATAAGTGGTTTTGGAAGAGAGATACTTTTATAATATGATGGTATTAGTACTCTGCTATGTACTATATatgggatgtatgtatattatgcttCCACTGTATTATAATATAACTTATGAACAGTCGTACCCGGTAACCCACTTGGGGGTCGGGCGGTTTATATATGATATCAAAGtttcatgcaaaaaaaaaaaaaaatagtaaaattttcgATTCATCACAAGTGTGGGCTCCAAtcgttaaaaaaaatatttacaaaaatttaTTGTGagaatagataaaaaaaaaaaagagataaaagTGATACAATTTCTAAAATGAAgagtttaaattttattttgattcaaTATTTATAATTGTAAATGTCTTGTTTGGTCTTTAAGGAATTCAAAAATGTGAAATAACTAAGTATTTAAAAAAGTTTGGTGAAAAGGGCAAGCTTGTAACCATAACCCAATTCCAATTTCTAGGGTAGACAAATCGGTAACTTCGGTGGATGGAATTGGGCTTAAGGCTGCAAAAGGGGTAGCCCATCTAAGTTTTGACTAGCACAAGCATGGCTCCATTATTCAAAACCTCAAATTAAGCTAAAAAAGCAAGCTCATGTTCAATTTCAACTTTCATCAAGCCCCAAACAAATAGTAATTTGAGAAGTAGTTTTGTaatttaaatactaaatatacgaattgatgttaatttaaattatttctatGCATTTAAAAGTATCCAAATATGTCAAAGAGACAAAATTATATACAAACAGTTCACACACTTATTTAATAAATTAGTTCACAAGTTTATAAAAGATTTTGACTAATTAATGGTCTAACTTGCATATTAACTAAACAAGCTATTAAATGAGTCAACTTACAAACACAACAAGTTGATTATGATTAAGTTcgagctcaactcactcaactaGTGAGCTTCAAATGCTAGCTTGAGCTTTGAGCTTGCCTTATTTATGTTCATAAATATTTTCGAACGATCCATTATCAAGCTTACGTTATGTAACCCACAAATGATTTAACTCATTTGCAACCCTAATGGACTTGGGTAGAAGGGCAAGTAGCTAACAAGACCTTAATTTACAAATGACATCAAATTTCATGTCAACTAAACATTGTAGGAAATTAAAAGCCTTCATCTAAAAAGTGAACATcaattagttaattgattaatttgACTTGTCTTGGCACATCACTTAATGTTTAAAATAGCATGAATATTTTATGCATTAGTGATGTGACAGAGAAACATAGAAAATGTCTCTTATTGCGTGTTTAGTTCATAGAATCTTTTAAGATTCTTAAAAATGTACTTTCAATTGTGTGAAACAACAGATGTAGATTGATTCATTAGATTCAAGAAATGAATGAATAGATTTGGCAACAATTCAATTGTTTTTTGATTCACTAGTAATGTTCAAATTAATCTTAGAGTAAATTGATAAAAACCATATACTTTGAATCTTGAATTGAAACTATAAGGCAGTTGTCATTGACAATATAGTAAGAGATTTCACaaagattttgattttgaattaaaaaggagatttttgttgtagtGTTGGAAGAGGAGAATACCATACCTTCCCCGAGGTAATTTTTCCATGCTTAATCCATGTTATCACACAAAACCTTAGCATAATGCATCATCGAACATCCTGCATAACATAAATTTTGATCTTACACCTTAGATAAATAAATTATCTTTTGGTATATTATGGTTTCCAATATAATCATTCAAGGAAGTAGATGTGCAGAATCAAAGAATAAGCGAGCACTAAGTGGGCTAAATCTTCAAACCATCATGATCCCAATTTTGCATAAAAGATGGAAGTGTTTTATTTTAGTATTTTGCACAATCCTTACAAAGACGAGGGCCAACCATGTACACAAACTCCTGATATATGGTAAATATCAAACCATACTATAGCTGGCTTttgtcttttttttcttttttcaaaatacataTCAACAAGCACTTATATGCAGATACAGGCACAAGAAAATTAGTATGTATAACAAGTAtgtgctttttttctttttgtgccTTCAGCGGACATTTTTTTCTGTACACAATTTCAGAGATCACCATGGCTGAAGAAGAAAGACTCAAATGCCTGCTTCTTCTTGCAACCCCAATGGCTCTTCCAGGAACACATGGAGTTCAACATTGTAAGCCTGGTGGACTGAAGAGATATAACATTTGCTGTTGAAGGAGATTTAGAGAGGACAATGGCATACCCATCATCCATGTAGTCTGTGCCTTCAGGGAATAGCTGCCATAAAATGCTTCCACTCCCACTCCCTCCTTTCTTTGCAGAGTCCAAGACGGCTTTGTATACTGTACCGGTAAGCTTGTCTCGGAATGTTGTATTATAGCCAGGATCTTTTGCAGATACACCAAACTCAGCAAACACAACTGGCATCCCAAGTGTATTGTCAGCATCCTCAATGTGAGCTTGCGTCCATGACTTGGTGAATTGGATATGAGCATCAGAAATGTTTGGAGAAATCCTTCATGGAGAGTTTAATTTCTAATAAGAAGCTGATATACCCATACTgataatttttaatttctttagaCAATGTAGTTGCGTAAGTATGCGAACACCAATGTACATTCAGACATTCAATATGGTAAAATGCTTACCAAGAGTCTGCGTAGATGTGAACAGAAGCAAAATCAACACCAAGAGCTTGATGATTCCTGATAAAGTCAGTTCCAACTTGCGTAGCATAAGTATTCGGGTTGAATTGAGCTCTGTTAGGTGTTGAGGGGCCATAAAATCCTTCCAACCCAATCTCTACCAAATGTTTCCGATCGATGCTCTTCACATAGGCTGCCATTTCTTCTATCCATGCCTATGGAACAGTGGCATTCAACCATCTcaggattcttttttttttactaagaAAAGAATATTAACTGAATTTACTCCTCAAACTCCACCAAGTATAAGACACAGTTTTCTTTGCTCATCTGACCAATACTTGCGCTTAAGTTTCCTTTGTTAACTTCATGTAAAGTTGGAGTCATTAAAGGAATTAAGCAAACAAACCTGCAATTTATTTCCAGAGGGATCTGAGACACAGCGTGGTTCATTCATCATTTCCCAGGCAAAAATTGTCGGATCATCCTTGTAAGTAATATTAGTAATCGTGTTGACTCTATTAAGCACCATCTATGTGTTCGAAATACCAACAGAGAAGCAAAATTAGACTTTGAACTACTTAAATGAAAGACCATAATcctgtataaatttctattgaGAGTCTCAAGCGTGTTAGTATGAACAAAAGAGATCAGAAATTTGCCTTAACATGGGCCTTGTAGTAGCTTTTTAGTGTAGAGTCAGAGAAGAAGTCATCATCAGAAGTCAATATCAGGCCTACAGCTTTTCCCCATTTGACATATTGTGCTTTGCCACCATATGCTTCCCAATTGTTAGTTAATGACAATATAAGCCTGATTTTGTTCTTCTTTGCTTCACTCACTACAAAATCCAGGGCCTGTAACtcaaaacaaaagcaaaaaagtTTCAGATACTAGTTGCAATATGTGATCATTAAAGTTCACAATATTGTCTGAATGGGCAAAATAAGTTTCAATTGAACTGTATGAAGTCACAAACTTATATATTAGTAAGCCACTTTACTGgaaacaaaattcagaaaaatttagAGTTTAGTGTACTACTTATTTTAAAGAGGCTAATTtagcttttatatatatatatatatatgatgacgacgacgatgatgatgatgatgctattgaaaaaattattgtattttcTTGTTCAACTTTTTTTCCCCACTTAATCAAGCTGTTGAACACAAAATCAAGCTGGAGAAACAGAAAATGTGCATCACTGAATTTGGTGTAAAAGAATATAGTTATCTAGTGCAAAAACACAGTACCTTAAAAACCTCTTCATCATAAACACCTGGAGATTTCTGAAGCGCTTGCCATTGGCCATCATTAAAAGCCCAAGTCCTACAAACTGTTAAACCCACAGAAGATGCCTGTTGAAACACGTCGGTAACTTTTCCCCTTGTAGATTGGTCCACAGCAAACACCATCAACCAATAAGTGTTGAACCCATTAACATAAAAAGGCTGGTCATTAACAACAAACTGACTCCCTTTCTTCTCCACCATTAGCCATGCATCATCTTCCATGCCACTCAACTCACAATTCCTGAATGCACATAGAACTAAATCAAATACAAAGCAAAAATAACATACATGAATAAGTCAAAGCAAACCAAACTTTCTTATAGGAAAAAATATGTAAGTCCTTATATGAGTACCCATGATTTCTGCTAGAACATGATGGGACTTGATCATCAGCATTCACCTCCATTGTTTCCAGGCACCGATCACCACTGACACTAAGAACAGAAGAGCTTGAATTTTCAATACAAATGATAAGGATAAGAATGGCAATCGAAAGAGTGAATAGGAATTCAAATTTTGTATCATGGGCATCCATGTTTTTGAGTAAGTGAGCCACACTAGGCATTTCCTTGAACCACACCTATATATACACATCAATGTCTAAGCCTCAAAGCTTATCCCTCTGTGGAGAATAGTCAAGTGAGAAACAAGAGAAGTGTGGAAGATGGGATTAGCTCTATACCTTCAAAGCAAAGAAAACTTTTCCTTCTTTCCTCTgcaactttctttctcttttgGAGATACAGTTGAACATTACACAATGGAAAACTCCCAAGACAAGTTTAGTAATGTGACCTCCTTGGGATCGACATCATTTGTTGGGACCCATCTCTAGTGTTTGTGGCAGTATATATTACAGTAATCTGTGGAGGCAACTGTTGTTGGAGAGCAGAGATTAAATGTCTTAAATTctgatatcattttttttttggagatagAGTTGATTTTTGTTCTCAATTCTAGTTTAGGTTTCTGGTCACTCTATTTGGTAGGAAACGTGAATGTAAGCCGTTCATCAGATCAGGGATGAAGATGTCTGCAGttcaaaaattaacaaaaaagaaaaaaaaaaaaaaaaagcatttctttacccaaaaaatcaagaaaatcaaaAAACATTAGCGGCTAGTTTTAGAGGAAATCGATCTTCTTCTTAGGAACGTGTAGTGAACGCGAGCAGTATAACAGGGAAAATTGATTTTAACATaaaatttcacaatattagtCTAGCTATGATTCTATTTCATTCCTCAACATTTTCAGATACAGCCCATGAGCCCAATATTGCTGCAGAATTACATACGAGTAcgaacgaagaagaagaagaagacctgAGCAGCAAAACAAGCGAGGGGTGGGCCCGTGAGGACTGTAGCTTTGGGAAAGATGATTCAGAGATGGGTTTTGTTCAAATTTGACGAGCACAAGTTCAAACTAGATGCACCATTCACGCCATTGTTGGGAACTCGGACGACCGCATGGGGCATCCAGAAGACAGGAACATAGAAAACGATAACATTTCACACAAGCGCACAATGTCGCGTTAGCACTTtgcaaaaacaaaaatataatttgaTGTAAATCTTAACATGAAAAAGTGTCGGGTTAGACTATTTATTCGGGCCAtattatacaatttttttaaaaaaataattttaaaaaattttgactacaatttattatacaaaaaggattttttttttttttggttgacaGTTCTTGAAGCTAATGCTTTAAGTACATTACCAAACTCTCTTCAGCCATTAGTAGCTCTtcagatatttttatttttatttttaaaggcgATAAGGTTTCTCTACAAAGAGCCCTTATTATCTCCTTTATCTTCTTGTAATGTGTACAAAGCATTGACTAAAATCCTCGACTTGATATTCTTCAAGGGTGGCTTAGTTGGTAAACTCAAGACTTTCCTAGTTAAATATTTAGTGTTCGAGTTTTGAGAGTTAAGATTTTACATTTGAGATAATATCTTGACATTTAATTGAAGAATAGTAGAGGGACAAACTCATCATCCTAATGATTAATCAAGTGTTCAAAAAATCTTAGACATCATcatttccaaaaaagaaaaattcctGAGCTCGACTGTTGTTAGGATGAATTTAAAATAACATAGTAAATGTATAAGTCTTTGCCTTTAAAATCTATGGGTTGCATATTAGTTGATAATTCTTTCTGTGTTGCCTTTGCAAGAAGTATGAAACACTCTCCCGacttcttttgtttgttttttaaaatttaaaatcaaccTTTCAAATTCACTATATTATAATCGTAGTTTTGAtgatataaaatttgaaattcattaaTTATTAGGCTTGCATATcatcctgtttttttttttattacaaaggaactctagccaccaacgagcccttcagaCCTCCTGATGCagtaccaaacctacggatcagcgtcctccgtcCCTAGGTCTTACTGATCAAGACAAAGTCTGGAATGCGAATacgacttctgtgcatcagttgaaCGTTCAGCTAACCCAATCTCCGGGACATATCTCTATTATTATCCACGGTCTCCGCtagctcacagagcgaactctcaccatgtATGGTTCTCGTTGGCTcatagagtaaactctcaccattcacaaATACTACTGGTTTCGTGAGTATATTTACCTAAAATTGAACctccgatactccttcttacttgctgatgcctTTTTAACGCGTCATGCCTGTAGGGTGCTTGCATATCGTCATTGTTAGATATATTGATTGTCCCCTCTTGTCTAAAAATGTAAGTAAAGAATTTGAGAACAACAAAAAATCTCACCTACATTGCAAGATtgcagtttttttatttttatttttttctactaCCCTTTACTGGAATTAAAGAGACTTTAAACTTTTTGCTCCAAACGCGTTAAATCTAAACAAGTTTGTTTTGGTAATTAGTTTCTTCTAATACATTATATTTCAAGATCTCATTAGAGATGGTGGGAAAAACTacattaagtttgaatggaaaaacGACATTGAGTTACTCGAAGCAAAAATGACCTTGGCACTAAAGGTAGGGTGTACAAAacttactaaaaaataaaattaaaaaaattgtttgaaattggATCAAAATAAGTTTTGATTCGGTGTTTTAGATTTTAATTGGTTTCAATTTCTattcttaaaaatttaaaattttcattttttatttcaatttcgGCTTCCTACCTAGAATCAAATCGAAAAATCAATAATCCAAATATCTTATAATGAATTAATATATGTGAGCTCTTTCATGTAATATACATGTTAGTGATTGCaaatttatatttgtatatttttttggGCAAATTTTTAACCTATAATTAATCCTTTTACACTGAAttgttacattttt
This window contains:
- the LOC131159960 gene encoding mannan endo-1,4-beta-mannosidase 6 isoform X2, coding for MEVNADDQVPSCSSRNHGNCELSGMEDDAWLMVEKKGSQFVVNDQPFYVNGFNTYWLMVFAVDQSTRGKVTDVFQQASSVGLTVCRTWAFNDGQWQALQKSPGVYDEEVFKALDFVVSEAKKNKIRLILSLTNNWEAYGGKAQYVKWGKAVGLILTSDDDFFSDSTLKSYYKAHVKMVLNRVNTITNITYKDDPTIFAWEMMNEPRCVSDPSGNKLQAWIEEMAAYVKSIDRKHLVEIGLEGFYGPSTPNRAQFNPNTYATQVGTDFIRNHQALGVDFASVHIYADSWISPNISDAHIQFTKSWTQAHIEDADNTLGMPVVFAEFGVSAKDPGYNTTFRDKLTGTVYKAVLDSAKKGGSGSGSILWQLFPEGTDYMDDGYAIVLSKSPSTANVISLQSTRLTMLNSMCSWKSHWGCKKKQAFESFFFSHGDL
- the LOC131159960 gene encoding mannan endo-1,4-beta-mannosidase 6 isoform X1, whose translation is MPSVAHLLKNMDAHDTKFEFLFTLSIAILILIICIENSSSSVLSVSGDRCLETMEVNADDQVPSCSSRNHGNCELSGMEDDAWLMVEKKGSQFVVNDQPFYVNGFNTYWLMVFAVDQSTRGKVTDVFQQASSVGLTVCRTWAFNDGQWQALQKSPGVYDEEVFKALDFVVSEAKKNKIRLILSLTNNWEAYGGKAQYVKWGKAVGLILTSDDDFFSDSTLKSYYKAHVKMVLNRVNTITNITYKDDPTIFAWEMMNEPRCVSDPSGNKLQAWIEEMAAYVKSIDRKHLVEIGLEGFYGPSTPNRAQFNPNTYATQVGTDFIRNHQALGVDFASVHIYADSWISPNISDAHIQFTKSWTQAHIEDADNTLGMPVVFAEFGVSAKDPGYNTTFRDKLTGTVYKAVLDSAKKGGSGSGSILWQLFPEGTDYMDDGYAIVLSKSPSTANVISLQSTRLTMLNSMCSWKSHWGCKKKQAFESFFFSHGDL